From one Streptomyces sp. N50 genomic stretch:
- a CDS encoding ABC transporter permease, with translation MSTLSLAVRDSSTMLRRNLLHVRRYPSLTLNLLLTPIMLLLLFVYIFGDVLSTGIGGADRSDYVAYLVPGILMMTIGGTVIGTAVSVATDMNEGIIARFRTMAIHRGSVLVGHVVGSVIQCVASVVLVGAVAVAIGFRSTDATVLEWLAAFGLLALFSLALTWIAVGMGMVSPSAEAAANSAQPLILLPLISSAFIPADTMPGWFQPIAEYQPFTPAIETLRGLLLGTEIGNNWWIALAWCVGLTVLGYRWSTAAFNRDPK, from the coding sequence ATGAGCACCCTCTCCCTCGCCGTCCGCGACTCGTCCACGATGCTGCGCCGCAACCTGCTGCACGTACGGCGCTACCCGTCCCTCACCCTGAACCTGCTGCTCACGCCGATCATGCTGTTGCTGCTCTTCGTCTACATCTTCGGCGATGTGCTGAGCACGGGCATCGGCGGCGCGGACCGCTCCGACTACGTCGCGTACCTCGTCCCGGGCATCCTGATGATGACCATCGGCGGCACCGTGATCGGGACCGCGGTGTCTGTCGCCACCGACATGAACGAGGGCATCATCGCCCGCTTCCGGACCATGGCGATCCACCGCGGGTCCGTGCTCGTCGGGCACGTCGTCGGCAGTGTGATCCAGTGCGTCGCCAGCGTGGTCCTCGTCGGAGCCGTCGCCGTGGCCATCGGTTTCCGGTCCACGGACGCCACGGTCCTGGAGTGGCTGGCGGCCTTCGGACTCCTCGCGCTGTTCTCCCTGGCGCTCACCTGGATCGCGGTCGGGATGGGTATGGTCAGCCCGAGCGCCGAGGCGGCCGCCAACAGCGCCCAGCCGCTGATCCTCCTCCCGCTGATCTCCAGCGCGTTCATCCCGGCCGACACGATGCCGGGCTGGTTCCAGCCGATCGCCGAGTACCAGCCGTTCACCCCGGCCATCGAGACCCTGCGCGGCCTGCTGCTCGGCACCGAGATCGGCAACAACTGGTGGATCGCGCTCGCCTGGTGCGTCGGCCTGACCGTGCTCGGCTACCGCTGGTCCACGGCCGCGTTCAACCGCGACCCGAAGTAG
- a CDS encoding SRPBCC family protein has protein sequence MAGQFEATAEVNRPVEEVFAFLAEGTNDPKFSPRVQEITKTPEGPTAVGTVFTSTVKDAGMKTGRKFRITEYDAPHRIRWTEASKNVVTAVEGGYDLESTGPGTTRVRIFNVLEGHGVGKLLVGFALGAARKDAPAFGQRIKTAVEAS, from the coding sequence GTGGCCGGACAGTTCGAGGCGACAGCCGAGGTCAACCGCCCCGTCGAGGAAGTCTTCGCCTTCCTCGCCGAGGGCACGAACGACCCCAAGTTCAGCCCGCGGGTCCAGGAGATCACCAAGACTCCCGAGGGCCCGACGGCCGTGGGCACCGTCTTCACCAGCACGGTCAAGGACGCCGGAATGAAGACGGGCCGGAAGTTCCGGATCACCGAATACGACGCCCCTCACCGCATCCGCTGGACGGAGGCCTCCAAGAACGTCGTGACGGCGGTCGAAGGCGGCTACGACCTGGAGTCCACCGGACCCGGCACGACCCGGGTACGGATCTTCAACGTCCTCGAAGGCCACGGCGTCGGCAAGCTCCTGGTGGGCTTCGCCCTGGGCGCGGCCCGCAAGGACGCGCCCGCGTTCGGGCAACGCATCAAGACGGCGGTGGAGGCGTCCTGA
- a CDS encoding ATP-binding protein, translated as MTVDLTLLPRVAHRRQEVTAPRLRGLLALLAGDLRTGCSTERLVEGLWPDELPERPGKALQVLVSRARAQLGADLIVSTPTGYRLALAEDQVDSSALLLHAAACADRARAGDHAGSLAEAEAGLALWEGTPDQGIDSDDPVAALRAERAPVRDTLVRAQALALARLGRHAEAAGPLAAAAVVRPRDEEVLGELLRGEAATAGPSAALTRYEAYRRELRDELGTDPGAGLKAVQQELLRGEAPVARHGVPHEPNPLLGRDEDIAEVERLLRGSRAVTVVGPGGLGKTRLAHAVSRRAEQRVVYFVPLAGVTEDADVAAEVASALGAGAMNGPASGDPVSGILGVLGSGPALLVLDNCEQIIRGAADLVQALVSSSKELRVLATSRSPLGLTSEAVYALPELGLGVSVELFTQRARAARSGVELPPDAVAELCRHLDGLPLAVELAAARVRVLSVPDIARRLGDRFALLRGGARDVPERHRTLHAVVEWSWNLLAEDARAALRTLSVFPGGFSGEAAEHVLGDDALPVLEQLADQSLLTVADTPAGVRFRMLETVREFSAARRGEAGEDEPAVDQFLLWAREFGVAHHDVLFGSDSQAAWERIKAEQDNLAAALRYALARADDPATAAVTAVLAGLWSTGTSYPRLVALTEDTGPALSHYHPEPAYVEVARTAAVLGTVTVFMGTGPRAVRQLVTLRRLPPAPPTSLMRATAIVLSAIPEIRRPDYDVLRRLCDGEGGEGPLLSGIAECVACYVWEFEHDIERALVSARRTVVGLAGVDNPSVQLMVHSRLSELCLRTGRGEEAYEHLKASLAVLPRLGDGHDYVGIRSLLVLACLQRGDADEAEYWLRQAESDSTPPEDDFYRPDLGGRAEIALARGLTEVGLGLWRGAVERMLAAGALRDDDAWLDPWAFMVQSVAVTAHARAGRLALVGELVDRLRRRLRTLLAEPVGSPSELPLLGTMLHALGMVGLASEPSPADAVRMIALAERLGVLREFQPTMSPDLARQEAEDADRAAYTDAVSEYAALGRDELREAARAVMAATSGRG; from the coding sequence GTGACTGTTGACCTGACCCTGCTGCCGCGTGTCGCCCATCGAAGACAGGAGGTCACCGCGCCCCGTCTCCGCGGTCTCCTCGCGTTGCTCGCGGGCGACCTGCGCACCGGCTGCAGCACCGAGCGACTGGTGGAAGGGCTGTGGCCGGACGAGCTGCCGGAGCGGCCGGGGAAGGCGCTCCAGGTCCTCGTGTCCAGGGCGCGGGCGCAGCTCGGCGCGGACCTCATCGTCAGCACGCCTACCGGATACCGGCTCGCCCTCGCCGAGGACCAGGTCGACAGCTCCGCCCTGCTGCTGCACGCGGCTGCCTGCGCGGACCGGGCCAGGGCCGGGGATCACGCGGGATCGCTGGCCGAGGCCGAGGCCGGGCTCGCGCTGTGGGAAGGCACCCCCGACCAGGGCATCGACAGCGACGACCCCGTCGCCGCGCTGCGCGCCGAGCGTGCCCCCGTCCGCGACACGCTCGTCCGCGCGCAGGCGCTGGCGCTCGCCCGCCTAGGCCGGCACGCGGAGGCCGCCGGACCGCTGGCCGCGGCCGCCGTGGTGCGTCCGCGGGACGAGGAGGTGCTCGGTGAGCTGCTGCGCGGAGAGGCCGCGACGGCCGGCCCGTCCGCCGCGCTGACCCGGTACGAGGCGTACCGCCGTGAGCTGCGCGACGAACTCGGCACCGACCCGGGCGCCGGACTCAAGGCCGTACAACAGGAGTTGCTGCGGGGCGAGGCGCCCGTGGCCCGGCACGGGGTGCCGCACGAGCCGAACCCGTTGCTCGGGCGGGACGAGGACATCGCGGAGGTGGAACGGCTGCTGCGCGGCTCGCGTGCCGTCACCGTCGTAGGGCCCGGTGGCCTCGGCAAGACCCGGCTCGCGCACGCCGTCAGCCGTCGGGCCGAACAGCGTGTGGTGTACTTCGTGCCGCTCGCCGGTGTCACCGAGGACGCGGACGTGGCCGCCGAGGTGGCCTCCGCGCTCGGCGCCGGTGCCATGAACGGGCCCGCCTCGGGCGACCCGGTGTCCGGCATCCTCGGCGTGCTCGGCTCCGGGCCCGCGCTGCTGGTCCTCGACAACTGCGAGCAGATCATCCGGGGCGCCGCCGACCTCGTCCAGGCACTCGTCTCGTCGTCCAAGGAGCTACGGGTGCTCGCCACCAGCCGCTCCCCGCTCGGTCTCACCTCGGAGGCGGTGTACGCGCTGCCGGAACTCGGTCTCGGTGTCTCGGTCGAGCTGTTCACACAGCGGGCCCGGGCCGCCCGGAGCGGGGTGGAACTGCCGCCGGACGCGGTGGCCGAACTGTGCCGGCACCTCGACGGGCTGCCGCTCGCCGTGGAGTTGGCGGCCGCGCGGGTGCGCGTCCTGTCGGTGCCGGACATCGCCCGCCGCCTCGGCGACCGGTTCGCCCTGCTGCGCGGCGGGGCGCGGGACGTGCCGGAGCGTCACCGCACCCTGCACGCGGTCGTCGAGTGGAGCTGGAACCTGCTCGCCGAGGACGCCAGGGCCGCGCTGCGCACCCTGTCCGTCTTCCCCGGCGGCTTCTCCGGCGAGGCGGCCGAACACGTGCTGGGCGACGACGCGTTGCCCGTCCTGGAGCAGTTGGCCGACCAGTCGCTGCTCACCGTCGCCGACACCCCGGCCGGTGTGCGCTTCCGGATGCTGGAGACCGTAAGGGAGTTCAGCGCGGCCCGGCGTGGTGAGGCGGGTGAGGACGAGCCCGCCGTAGACCAATTCCTCCTCTGGGCGCGGGAGTTCGGGGTCGCGCATCACGATGTGCTCTTCGGGTCGGACTCGCAGGCCGCGTGGGAGCGGATCAAGGCCGAGCAGGACAACCTCGCGGCGGCGCTGAGGTATGCGCTGGCCCGTGCGGACGACCCCGCGACCGCCGCCGTGACCGCGGTCCTCGCCGGCCTATGGTCCACCGGCACCAGCTACCCCCGCCTCGTCGCCCTCACAGAGGACACCGGACCGGCGCTGTCGCACTACCACCCCGAGCCCGCCTACGTCGAAGTCGCCCGCACCGCCGCGGTGTTGGGCACGGTGACCGTGTTCATGGGCACGGGCCCGCGCGCCGTACGCCAGCTCGTCACCCTCCGGCGGCTGCCGCCGGCCCCGCCGACCTCGTTGATGCGCGCCACCGCGATCGTGCTGAGCGCGATCCCCGAGATACGGCGGCCCGACTACGACGTGCTGCGCAGGCTGTGCGACGGCGAAGGCGGCGAGGGGCCGTTGCTCTCCGGTATCGCCGAGTGTGTCGCCTGCTACGTCTGGGAGTTCGAGCACGACATCGAGCGCGCGCTCGTCTCCGCCCGCCGGACTGTCGTGGGGCTGGCCGGAGTTGACAACCCGTCAGTGCAGCTCATGGTGCACTCGCGGCTGAGCGAGCTGTGCCTGCGGACCGGGCGGGGCGAGGAGGCGTACGAGCATCTCAAGGCGTCCCTCGCGGTGTTGCCGCGGCTCGGTGACGGGCACGACTACGTCGGGATCCGCTCGCTCCTCGTCCTCGCCTGTCTGCAGCGCGGTGACGCGGACGAGGCGGAGTACTGGCTGCGGCAGGCGGAGAGCGACAGCACCCCGCCGGAGGACGACTTCTACCGGCCCGACCTCGGCGGGCGGGCCGAGATCGCGCTCGCCCGCGGACTGACGGAGGTCGGACTCGGCCTGTGGCGCGGCGCGGTGGAGCGCATGCTCGCGGCCGGCGCGCTGCGCGACGACGACGCCTGGCTCGACCCGTGGGCGTTCATGGTGCAGTCGGTGGCGGTGACGGCCCACGCCCGTGCCGGACGGCTCGCGCTGGTGGGGGAGTTGGTCGACCGGCTGCGTCGCCGGCTGCGGACGCTGCTCGCCGAACCGGTCGGCTCACCCTCCGAACTCCCGTTGCTCGGGACGATGTTGCATGCCCTCGGCATGGTCGGGCTCGCGTCCGAGCCGTCTCCGGCCGATGCCGTACGGATGATCGCGTTGGCCGAACGGCTGGGTGTGCTGCGGGAGTTCCAGCCCACGATGTCGCCGGACCTCGCCCGGCAGGAGGCCGAGGACGCCGACAGGGCGGCGTACACCGACGCGGTGTCGGAGTACGCCGCCCTGGGGCGGGACGAGTTGCGGGAGGCGGCCCGCGCTGTCATGGCGGCTACTTCGGGTCGCGGTTGA
- a CDS encoding ATP-binding cassette domain-containing protein — translation MTTTTHELAISATGLRKAYGDKTVLDGIDLAVPAGTVFSLLGPNGAGKTTAVKILSTLVTADAGELRVGGHDLATDAQAVRAAIGVTGQFSAVDGLITGEENMLLMADLHHLSKQEGRRVAAELLERFDLTEAAKKPASTYSGGMKRRLDLAMTLVGSPRIIFLDEPTTGLDPRSRHNMWGIIRELVSGGTTVFLTTQYLDEADELADHIAVLNDGKLVAEGSAEELKRLVPGGHVRLRFTDPDAYQSAATALREVTRFDETLSLQIPSGGSQRELRAILDWLDAADIEADELTVHTPDLDDVFFALTGGAKVAHQPSVSDQPKENVR, via the coding sequence ATGACGACAACGACCCACGAACTCGCGATCTCAGCCACCGGGCTGCGCAAGGCCTACGGGGACAAGACAGTGCTCGACGGCATCGACCTGGCCGTCCCGGCCGGTACCGTCTTCTCCCTGCTCGGTCCGAACGGCGCCGGCAAGACCACCGCCGTCAAGATCCTCTCCACGCTCGTCACCGCCGACGCCGGCGAGCTGCGGGTCGGCGGTCACGACCTGGCCACCGACGCACAGGCCGTGCGGGCCGCGATCGGTGTCACCGGGCAGTTCTCCGCCGTCGACGGCCTGATCACCGGCGAGGAGAACATGCTTCTCATGGCGGACCTGCACCACCTGTCCAAGCAGGAGGGACGCCGGGTCGCCGCCGAACTGCTGGAGCGCTTCGACCTCACCGAGGCCGCGAAGAAGCCCGCCTCCACCTACTCCGGCGGTATGAAGCGCCGCCTCGACCTCGCCATGACCCTGGTCGGCAGCCCGCGGATCATCTTCCTCGACGAGCCGACCACCGGCCTCGACCCCCGCAGCCGCCACAACATGTGGGGCATCATCCGGGAGCTGGTCTCCGGCGGTACGACCGTCTTCCTCACCACTCAGTACCTCGACGAGGCCGACGAACTCGCCGACCACATCGCGGTGTTGAACGACGGCAAACTCGTCGCCGAGGGCAGCGCCGAGGAGTTGAAGCGGCTCGTCCCCGGCGGCCACGTCCGGCTGCGCTTCACCGACCCGGACGCCTACCAGTCCGCCGCGACGGCCCTGCGCGAGGTCACCCGGTTCGACGAGACGCTCTCGCTGCAGATCCCCAGCGGCGGCAGCCAGCGCGAACTGCGCGCCATCCTCGACTGGTTGGACGCCGCCGACATCGAGGCGGACGAGCTGACCGTGCACACCCCCGACCTCGACGACGTGTTCTTCGCCCTGACCGGCGGCGCCAAGGTCGCCCACCAGCCCAGCGTGTCCGACCAGCCCAAGGAGAACGTCCGATGA
- a CDS encoding discoidin domain-containing protein codes for MTDQSGSPRLSRRSVVTTGSTLLAGFGLGLSLPTSATAASSPATPGELALHRPVSVSSTAYAPTPGSFVVDRLASPGVRGSGWRAAAGDPQWIAIDLQAACEVTSIRLTFEADVSDPVFTPPTTGNPADGTTGKEIQSSYSVEYVVETSTDHTTWTSVYRTTSGTGGVVNIQPTRPVTARWVRLTSTRRSNPNPLGLNGFEVYGTARGHRPSATGWTDWGTHSGPAPKLAVAEDGTVPVESGWRLTLDDWAGADGTELSTASVDTSSWLPATVPGTVLGSLVDQGKLPDPVAGLNNLHIPEALSRHSWWYRREFELPRGLRAGAGRRTWLEFDGINHTADIWLNGHQVGGLTYPFARSSHDVTEFLATGGANALAVRITPMPVPGSPGDKGPAGESWVDAGANQMNLNSPTYLASSGWDWMPAVRDRAAGIWNHVRLRTTGHVVIGDPRVDTVLPNLPQVSVAELTIVVPVRNADTADHRTTVSAAFDNVRVSKVVTVPAGESVDVTFTPDTFGQLRLRKPELWWPNGLGDPALHELTISAAVDGSESDRRTTRFGIRQFGYAYEVPLPFTNSGDAYTQSVTFDRQQARYVRVKCLTRASGWGYSLWTLAVRDSTRTATDLALHAHADASSTDGDDHAAANVTDGDPGTRWSSAYEDDQWIRVDLGSVQSFDGVDLVWEQAYAKSYLVQVSSDNATWTDAASVDNSAVPLPFNNGSASLQVEDFAARTARYVRINCGLRNTSWGNSLWSLGVVDSTAPATDLALHQKTTASTEDSDHPAAHATDGDTSTRWSSEYEDHQWIQVDLGAPKRFDRVAILWESAYPKTYVIQVSDDAETWTDVKSVSNTPDPLKISVNGVRVLARGGNWGWDELLRRMPPERMDAAVRMHRDMNFTMIRNWVGTSDREEFFAACDEHGILVWNDFPNAWGMDPPDHDAFNSIARDTVLRYRIHPSVVIWCGANEGNPPAAIDQGMREAVEGQAPGILYQNNSAGGIITGGGPYGWVEPEKYFDPTTYGSKDFGFHTEIGMPVVSTAASMRNMTGDEPEWPIRGAWYYHDWSERGNQAPQTYKAAVEARLGTATGLDDFARKAQFVNYENTRAMFEAWNANLWDNASGLMLWMSHPAWHSTVWQTYDYDFDVNGTYYGARSACEPLHVQADPEGQVIAVNHTRDGLKNAVVSAELMDLTGRRLGGSRSARLDVAPAATTKAFSTAWTDDLPDLHLLRLTLTGGDGRVLSRNTYWRYRTPAAMQGLGKAPRTKVSATLGRVSRSGTRTELTATVRNHGPAVAAMVRLSLKDGTTGHRVLPTLYSHNYLWLLPDESQTVTLSWPSRALASGRPLLEVEAYNSRPATASS; via the coding sequence ATGACAGATCAATCGGGTTCGCCACGCCTGTCGCGCCGCTCCGTCGTCACCACGGGTTCGACCTTGCTGGCGGGGTTCGGCCTCGGACTCTCGTTGCCCACGTCGGCCACCGCGGCCTCCTCCCCCGCCACACCCGGCGAACTCGCGCTCCACCGCCCCGTGTCCGTCTCCTCGACGGCCTACGCGCCCACCCCGGGTTCGTTCGTGGTGGACCGGCTCGCCTCGCCGGGGGTGCGCGGCAGCGGATGGCGGGCGGCGGCGGGCGACCCGCAGTGGATCGCGATCGACCTGCAAGCCGCATGCGAGGTCACGTCGATCCGCCTCACCTTCGAGGCCGACGTGAGCGACCCGGTGTTCACCCCTCCCACCACGGGCAACCCTGCCGACGGCACAACAGGCAAGGAGATCCAGTCCAGTTACTCGGTCGAGTACGTCGTCGAGACATCGACCGACCACACGACCTGGACCAGCGTGTACCGCACCACGTCGGGCACGGGCGGCGTCGTGAACATCCAGCCCACGCGCCCGGTCACCGCCCGCTGGGTACGGCTGACCTCGACCCGCCGCTCCAACCCCAACCCCCTTGGCCTCAACGGCTTCGAGGTCTACGGCACCGCCCGGGGACACCGGCCGTCGGCCACGGGCTGGACGGACTGGGGAACTCACTCCGGGCCCGCACCAAAGCTGGCGGTGGCCGAGGACGGCACGGTTCCGGTGGAGTCGGGATGGCGGCTGACGCTCGACGACTGGGCGGGCGCCGACGGCACAGAACTGTCCACGGCGTCCGTCGACACCAGCAGTTGGCTGCCGGCAACCGTCCCAGGCACGGTACTCGGCTCGCTCGTGGACCAGGGCAAGCTGCCCGACCCCGTGGCCGGACTGAACAACCTCCACATCCCCGAGGCCCTGTCACGTCATTCTTGGTGGTACAGGCGGGAGTTCGAGCTGCCGCGCGGTCTGCGCGCCGGTGCCGGGCGGCGGACCTGGCTGGAGTTCGACGGCATCAACCACACGGCCGACATCTGGCTCAACGGTCACCAAGTCGGCGGCCTGACCTACCCGTTCGCCCGGTCGTCCCACGACGTGACCGAGTTCCTCGCGACGGGCGGGGCGAACGCGCTCGCCGTGAGGATCACGCCCATGCCGGTACCCGGCAGCCCCGGCGACAAGGGCCCCGCCGGTGAGTCCTGGGTGGACGCCGGCGCCAACCAGATGAACCTCAACTCCCCCACCTACCTGGCCTCTTCGGGTTGGGACTGGATGCCGGCGGTGCGCGACCGGGCCGCCGGCATCTGGAACCACGTCCGGCTGAGAACGACCGGCCATGTCGTGATCGGCGACCCGCGCGTCGACACCGTGCTGCCGAACCTGCCCCAGGTGTCGGTGGCCGAGCTGACGATCGTCGTACCCGTCCGCAACGCCGACACCGCCGACCACAGGACGACGGTCTCGGCGGCCTTCGACAACGTGCGGGTCAGCAAGGTCGTCACCGTGCCGGCCGGCGAGAGCGTCGACGTCACGTTCACGCCTGACACCTTCGGTCAACTACGTCTACGCAAGCCGGAGTTGTGGTGGCCCAACGGATTGGGTGATCCCGCCCTCCACGAGCTCACCATCAGCGCGGCGGTCGACGGTTCCGAGAGCGACCGCCGCACCACCCGGTTCGGCATCCGGCAGTTCGGTTACGCGTACGAGGTGCCGCTGCCGTTCACCAACTCCGGTGACGCGTATACGCAGTCCGTGACGTTCGACCGTCAACAGGCCCGGTATGTGCGCGTCAAGTGCCTCACCCGGGCCTCCGGTTGGGGCTACTCCCTGTGGACCCTGGCCGTACGCGACAGCACAAGGACCGCCACCGACCTGGCCCTGCACGCACACGCGGACGCGTCTAGCACGGACGGGGACGACCACGCCGCCGCCAACGTGACCGACGGCGACCCCGGCACGCGCTGGTCCTCGGCCTACGAGGACGACCAGTGGATCCGGGTCGATCTGGGGTCCGTCCAGTCCTTCGACGGGGTCGACCTGGTCTGGGAACAGGCGTACGCGAAGAGCTACTTGGTGCAGGTCTCCTCCGACAACGCCACCTGGACCGATGCCGCGTCGGTGGACAACAGCGCGGTTCCGCTGCCCTTCAACAACGGCAGCGCGAGCCTGCAGGTGGAGGACTTCGCCGCTCGGACCGCGCGCTATGTCCGTATCAACTGCGGCTTGCGCAACACCAGTTGGGGCAACTCCCTGTGGTCCCTCGGCGTCGTCGACAGCACCGCCCCGGCAACCGACCTGGCCCTGCACCAGAAGACCACCGCGTCCACCGAGGACTCCGACCACCCGGCCGCACACGCCACCGACGGCGATACGAGCACGCGTTGGTCCTCGGAGTACGAGGACCACCAGTGGATCCAGGTCGACCTCGGCGCCCCGAAACGTTTCGACCGGGTCGCCATCCTCTGGGAGTCGGCCTATCCGAAGACCTATGTGATCCAGGTGTCGGACGACGCGGAGACCTGGACCGACGTGAAGTCGGTGTCCAACACCCCCGACCCGCTGAAGATCAGCGTGAACGGGGTGCGGGTCCTTGCCCGGGGCGGCAACTGGGGCTGGGACGAGCTGTTGCGCCGGATGCCGCCGGAGCGGATGGACGCGGCCGTGCGGATGCACCGCGACATGAACTTCACGATGATCCGCAACTGGGTGGGCACGTCCGACCGGGAGGAGTTCTTCGCCGCCTGCGACGAGCACGGCATCCTGGTGTGGAACGACTTCCCCAACGCGTGGGGCATGGACCCGCCGGACCACGACGCCTTCAACTCGATCGCCCGGGACACCGTCCTGCGCTACCGCATCCACCCCAGCGTGGTCATCTGGTGCGGCGCCAACGAGGGCAACCCGCCCGCCGCCATCGACCAGGGCATGCGCGAGGCCGTGGAGGGACAGGCCCCCGGCATCCTCTACCAGAACAACTCGGCCGGCGGGATCATCACCGGTGGCGGCCCGTACGGCTGGGTGGAGCCGGAGAAGTACTTCGACCCGACGACCTACGGCAGCAAGGACTTCGGCTTCCACACGGAGATCGGCATGCCCGTCGTCTCCACCGCAGCCAGCATGCGGAACATGACGGGCGACGAGCCCGAGTGGCCGATCCGCGGCGCCTGGTACTACCACGACTGGAGCGAGCGCGGGAACCAGGCACCGCAGACGTACAAGGCGGCCGTAGAAGCGCGCCTCGGAACGGCCACCGGCCTGGACGACTTCGCCCGCAAGGCCCAGTTCGTCAACTACGAGAACACGCGCGCCATGTTCGAGGCCTGGAACGCGAACCTCTGGGACAACGCCAGCGGTCTCATGCTGTGGATGTCCCATCCCGCGTGGCACAGCACGGTGTGGCAGACCTACGACTACGACTTCGACGTCAACGGCACGTACTACGGCGCCCGTTCGGCCTGTGAGCCCCTGCATGTCCAGGCCGATCCCGAGGGGCAGGTCATTGCGGTCAACCACACGCGCGACGGCCTCAAGAACGCCGTGGTCTCAGCCGAGTTGATGGATCTGACGGGGCGTCGGCTCGGCGGGAGCAGGAGCGCGCGACTGGATGTGGCGCCGGCCGCGACCACGAAGGCGTTCAGCACTGCCTGGACCGACGACCTGCCGGACCTGCATCTCCTCCGTCTGACGCTGACCGGTGGCGACGGCCGGGTGCTGTCGCGCAACACCTACTGGCGCTATCGCACACCGGCGGCCATGCAGGGACTGGGCAAGGCGCCGCGGACGAAGGTCTCCGCGACGCTCGGGCGCGTGTCCCGTTCCGGGACCCGTACCGAACTGACCGCCACCGTCCGCAATCACGGGCCCGCCGTCGCCGCGATGGTCCGCCTCTCGCTGAAGGACGGTACGACCGGCCATCGCGTGCTGCCGACGCTGTACAGCCACAACTACCTGTGGCTGCTGCCCGACGAGTCCCAGACCGTCACCCTGTCCTGGCCGTCCCGGGCCCTGGCCTCAGGCCGTCCGCTCCTGGAGGTGGAGGCGTACAACAGCCGCCCCGCGACGGCGAGTTCATAG